Genomic window (Mycolicibacterium smegmatis):
AAGGTCCGTCAGTATCAGGCGAGAGCGATGGCATCGGTAGGCCGGGACGATGACGACAATTCGTTACATGTCGATGACTTGGGATTTTGCGCGCGTGTCCTGAATGCCGCTGAAGACCTGCCGTGGTGGCGGCGTTCGCTTGTGGTGCGACGGCTCCGAGTCCTGTTCGGTAAGAACACAGTCGACCTTTGCTTCATCCACGGAGAGCAAGCAGAGGACCCACAGATGGCTATGACGTTGGTTCTTCAACGTCAGGCGAGGGGGCTATTTCGTCCCGATGAGGGACTGCCGCAACCCGATCGAGGTGCGTTCGATCGGGCTCTCCGCTGCCCGCCGAACTCGAAGCCCGTTGCCGATCTGGTGCGGTCGTTGACCTCGCTCAGTCGGGCCTTCTGACACAGATCAGGGTCATCCCGTGTCTGTAGGCAGAGGCCATCAGTAGAACCACGTGGTGGATTGTGCAACGTCCGGGTTGTCGGTGCTGTGGCCGATCTCTGACATAGGTACCACCGTTTCGTTCGGGACGGCGGCGAGGACGTCGGCCATACCGGGATCAGCCTCGATCAGCGTTACCCAATGCTTATGTCGGTCCGGCGTGATTTTGCCTTTGTCTATCGCATCGGCGACCGCGGCTTCGACTCTTGCGCGTGCTGCGGCCGCGGCGATCCGGCGACCTTCCTGCGCGTCGCGGCGCAACGCCTCGGCAGTGTCCTTATCAAGCAGTTCCATGCCGTTGCGCGCCGCGGCAGCGGCCACGGCCGATGGCTTGGCCGATTCGAGGGTGTCTGCCTGTGCGGCGAGGTCCTGTGCGGTGGCGACCACGAGGTCGACGTCGGCGGTGTCGGCTGAAAGGCCGAGCACCTCGAACAGCGCCGCAGCCTGGGTGTCGTTGAGTTGCAAAGTCATTGTATCGGGTTCCCTTCTGGGCTAGCTGATACCGAGAAGCTTTTTGACCGCGTACGTGATCCGCCCCGGCGTGTCTGGAGAGTTCTTCCGTTGGGAAGGATGGGCACGTGGGATCGAAGTCATCGAGGCGGTATCCAGACGAGCTGAAGGTGCGGGCGGTGCAGATGGTGGCCGATCTGCGCAGCGAGACAGTTTCGGAGTGGGAGGCGATGGGCCGGGTTGCTGACCTGCTGGGCGTCGGTACTGCCGAAACGGTGCGCAAATGGGTCCGCCAGGCTGAGATCGACGCCGGCTCTCGGGCGGGGCAGACCAGCGAGGAATCCGAGGTCCTGCGCAAGCTGCGCCGGGAGAATGCCGAACTCAAGCGGGCCAACGCGATCTTGAAGGCGGCCTCGGTTTTCTTCGCCGCCGAGCTCGACCGGCCCTCTCAGTAGTCGTGGAGTTCATCAGCGCCCACCAGCACATGCGGGTGGGCGTTGATGGTCTCAAGTGGGGTGTCGAGTCGATGTGCGCTGTGCTTTCCGAGTACGGCGTCACGATCGCCCCGTCGACGTATTACGCCCACCGCGCCCGTCAGGGCCCCTCGAAAGCCGACTGGGCCGATGCGCAGGTGATCGATGCGATCTGGCAGCTTCGCCAATCGCAGAGTCTGTACCGAGTCCTGGGCGCTCGTAAGACATGGATTGTATTGCGCACCAATGGTATCGACGTATCGCGCTGTGTCGTGGAACGGGTCATGCGGGAGATGGGTTGGCGGGGTGCGTGCAAGCGCCGGCGGGTGCGCACCACCGTCGCCGATCCGGCAGCGACGCGAGCCCCGGATCGGGTCCGGCGTAATTTCGTCGCCGGTGCGCCTGACCGATTGTGGGTGGCCGATTTCACCTACTGCCGGACTCGTGCCGGCTGGGCCTACACGGCGTTCGTCACCGATGTCTATGCCCGCAAGATCGTGGGTTGGAAGGTGGCTACCGAGATGACCCAGAAGCTGGTGACCGATGCGATCGACCACGCTATCGACACCAGAAAGCGTTCGGGTGCAGCATCTTTGGATTCACTTATCCACCACAGCGACGCGGGCTCGCAATACACCGCGGTCGCGTTCACCGAACGTCTGGCCGCTGAGGGGATCCTGCCTTCAGTCGGATCCGTCGGGGATAGTTTCGATAATGCTCTGGCCGAATCGGTGAACAGCAGCTACAAGACCGAACTCATCGACCGCCAGCCGCTCTATCCCGGTGCCACCGAACTGGCGCTGGGGACCGCCGAATGGGTGGCCTTCTACAACCGTCAGCGACCCAACGGCTACTGCCAGGACCTGACCCCCGATCGGGCCGAAGCGCTCTACTACCATCGCCAACGGCACCCTCATGCCGAGGAGGCACTCAGATAAGAGAACCTCCCGACATGCCGGGGCGGATCAACCTGTCTTCGGCTGCGGTTCCGGCCGCGCCTCTGGTTCTGGTTCTGGCTGCGGTGCTGACGCTGTCTGTGGTTCTGATTCAAACCGCAACTCAGGTTCTGGCTCTGGCTCTGGCTCTGGCTCTGGCTCTGGCTCTGGCTCTGGCTCTGGCTCTGGCTCTGGCTCTGGCTCTGGCTCTGGCTCTGGCTCTGGCTCTGGCTCTGGAGGCAGCGGTATCTCAGACCACCACTGCGGTGCCCATTGCGGCTCCGAGGGCGGCTCTGGTGGTGGTGTCGAATCCCGCTCCGGGTAGACGGGCCACGGATCGAACTCCGGATCCACAAACGGCACCGGGTTCGACGCGTAATCACCGTGCACATACGGATCCGGCTTGGCATCAACCACCGACGGCTCAGCGAAAATATGCACCATCGTGTTGGCCGCCCGCGGATCCACCCCCACCCACGGGCACTGCGGATCCCCACACAAACACACCAACCGATCACCCTGGACCGCGATCACCCCGAACGCATCAGCACGCCGCTGCCCCGCGGTACGCGGATCATCCCCACACACCCCACCGGTCAAATGCGCACTACGTTTCTGATAAGCCACCGCATCAGCAGTGTTCACCCGCCCCGAAATCGACACCGTCCCGGTCACATCATCAGGCTTACCGAACCGCACATCCCGATCCCGCGAGGCCTCCCGCGACCGCCGAACCGCCGCCGGATCATATTTCTCCAACAGACTGGCCACCGCGGATTTCACCCCGTCGACAGTCATCGGCCCGAACTCACGCGCCCGCGCCGCCAACTGCGCATCCACAATCGCCAACACCTGCTCATCACCCACCAGATGCGTCGCCCAGGTCAACGTCGCCACCACCTGCGCACTCAACCACCCCGCAGCGAACATCTCCTGCACCCGCGGCAACCGCTCACCCACCTCCTGAGCCACCCGCATCCACTTCGAGGCCACCGCCGGCCCCACATTCAGCGCCGCCCCCACCTCCGCCGCCGCCGCCGCCCAATCATCGCCCACCCACCGCAGCACCTCATCCTCAGAATCAGCCGCCCGCCGCGCGGTGAACCGCGCCACCAACGCCAACTTGCGCGCCGCGGCCGCATTCTGCGCACGCTCACACCCCTCGATCCCGGCCACCAACGCCGCATCATCAAGGCAATCGAACGTATGTTCGAACGACATGCACCCAGTATCACAGACGGGTACGACAAGTAGACACATAATTAGAACGTGTTCCAGAAACTCACCGAAAAGCCCGGCTCAGGCTGCTAGCGTGACCGCGGTGAGCGATAGGAGAACGTGTTGATCCTGGACAGATTCCGCCTCGACGACAAGGTTGCGGTCGTGACGGGCGCGGGCCGTGGCCTCGGTGCCGCGATCGCGCTCGCGTTCGCTGAAGCCGGTGCGGATGTGGTGATTGCGGCCCGTACGCAGTCGCAACTCGACGAGGTGGCGGGTCAGGTCGCCGGCGCCGGCCGCAAGGCTCACGTCGTCGTTGCCGACCTCGCCCACCCGGATGCGACGGCCGAACTTGTGCAGGCCGCGATCGAGGCGTTCGGGAAACTAGACGTCGTCGTCAACAACGTCGGCGGGACCATGCCCGCTCCGCTGCTCAACACGTCGACGAAGGACCTGCGCGACGCCTTCACTTTCAACGTCTCGACGGCGCACGCGTTGACCTCGGCAGCCGTGCCACTGATGCTGGAGCACTCCGGCGGCGGCAGCATCATCAACATCACCTCGACCATGGGCCGCCTGGCCGGACGCGGCTTCGTCGCGTACGGCACAGCGAAGGCCGCACTGGCGCACTACACGC
Coding sequences:
- a CDS encoding IS3 family transposase (programmed frameshift) — protein: MVADLRSETVSEWEAMGRVADLLGVGTAETVRKWVRQAEIDAGSRAGQTSEESEVLRKLRRENAELKRANAILKAASGFLRRRARPALSVVVEFISAHQHMRVGVDGLKWGVESMCAVLSEYGVTIAPSTYYAHRARQGPSKADWADAQVIDAIWQLRQSQSLYRVLGARKTWIVLRTNGIDVSRCVVERVMREMGWRGACKRRRVRTTVADPAATRAPDRVRRNFVAGAPDRLWVADFTYCRTRAGWAYTAFVTDVYARKIVGWKVATEMTQKLVTDAIDHAIDTRKRSGAASLDSLIHHSDAGSQYTAVAFTERLAAEGILPSVGSVGDSFDNALAESVNSSYKTELIDRQPLYPGATELALGTAEWVAFYNRQRPNGYCQDLTPDRAEALYYHRQRHPHAEEALR
- a CDS encoding DUF222 domain-containing protein — protein: MSFEHTFDCLDDAALVAGIEGCERAQNAAAARKLALVARFTARRAADSEDEVLRWVGDDWAAAAAEVGAALNVGPAVASKWMRVAQEVGERLPRVQEMFAAGWLSAQVVATLTWATHLVGDEQVLAIVDAQLAARAREFGPMTVDGVKSAVASLLEKYDPAAVRRSREASRDRDVRFGKPDDVTGTVSISGRVNTADAVAYQKRSAHLTGGVCGDDPRTAGQRRADAFGVIAVQGDRLVCLCGDPQCPWVGVDPRAANTMVHIFAEPSVVDAKPDPYVHGDYASNPVPFVDPEFDPWPVYPERDSTPPPEPPSEPQWAPQWWSEIPLPPEPEPEPEPEPEPEPEPEPEPEPEPEPEPEPEPEPEPELRFESEPQTASAPQPEPEPEARPEPQPKTG
- a CDS encoding SDR family oxidoreductase, which gives rise to MILDRFRLDDKVAVVTGAGRGLGAAIALAFAEAGADVVIAARTQSQLDEVAGQVAGAGRKAHVVVADLAHPDATAELVQAAIEAFGKLDVVVNNVGGTMPAPLLNTSTKDLRDAFTFNVSTAHALTSAAVPLMLEHSGGGSIINITSTMGRLAGRGFVAYGTAKAALAHYTRLAALDLCPRIRVNAIAPGSILTSALDVVASNDALREPMEKVTPLRRLGDPADIAAAAVYLASPAGAYLTGKTLEVDGGLTMPNLDLPIPDL